One window of the Streptobacillus canis genome contains the following:
- a CDS encoding IS91 family transposase translates to MYLNQYYLTNSLNSIKPYSSNQHISNSINKFLACGDLSKAFISYRCHICNFQHKMKLTYKSRLCNSCGYNYSIKWTNSITNQLINIPHRHVLFTIPQQFRKFIAYDKTILSKLAADINNIFKYQFHNIHDKKKRKIYIPKSNNKFFTDSDVIYIVSLGGLNKNFIFKKLNYFHVNSIANQWRYVVYRALSQANYPNDTIKKNALDMASKMIKEDVRFFFNVGDNDVNNPKGIIQYLGRYLARVPIAEYKIVDINLNKNIVTFMFNDLANNKEITYKTLTIQDFVAKLLFHLPYKHFKMINRFGFYARRKSNKLDFTLT, encoded by the coding sequence TATTAATAAATTTCTTGCTTGTGGTGACCTCTCTAAAGCTTTCATTTCATATAGATGTCATATCTGTAACTTTCAACATAAAATGAAACTTACTTATAAATCTAGATTATGTAATTCTTGTGGATATAATTACTCTATTAAATGGACTAACTCCATCACTAATCAATTAATTAATATTCCTCATAGACATGTTCTTTTTACTATTCCTCAACAATTTAGAAAATTTATTGCTTATGATAAAACTATTCTTTCTAAATTAGCTGCTGATATTAATAATATTTTCAAATATCAATTCCATAATATTCATGATAAAAAGAAAAGAAAAATATATATACCTAAATCTAATAATAAATTCTTTACTGATTCTGATGTCATTTATATCGTTTCTCTTGGGGGATTAAATAAAAATTTTATCTTTAAAAAACTTAATTATTTTCATGTTAATTCTATTGCTAATCAATGGAGATATGTCGTATATAGAGCCTTAAGTCAAGCTAATTATCCTAATGATACTATTAAAAAAAATGCTTTAGATATGGCTTCTAAAATGATTAAAGAAGATGTTAGATTCTTCTTTAATGTTGGTGATAATGATGTTAATAACCCTAAAGGTATTATCCAATACCTCGGTAGATATTTAGCTAGAGTCCCTATTGCTGAGTATAAAATTGTTGATATTAATCTTAATAAAAATATTGTCACTTTTATGTTTAATGATTTAGCTAATAATAAAGAAATTACTTATAAAACTTTAACTATTCAAGATTTTGTTGCTAAATTACTTTTTCATTTACCTTATAAACATTTTAAGATGATTAATAGATTTGGCTTCTATGCTAGAAGAAAATCTAATAAGTTAGATTTTACTTTAACTTAA